Proteins encoded in a region of the Sulfurimonas marina genome:
- a CDS encoding F0F1 ATP synthase subunit A codes for MPELFTFIGSIFGVSHHADPETYKLVVYTAHMLLSAVIAIVLAKVAMSNLQLVPKGTQNVMEAYIGGVLKMGTDVMGKENASRYLPLVATIGLFVGIANLIGVIPGFEAPTAFLEMPLTLALVVFVYYNFEGIRRQGVIKYFKHFLGPVWWLYWLMFPIEIVSHFSRLVSLSFRLFGNVKGDDMFLMVILMLAPWLLPMIPYALLTFMAFLQAFIFMMLTYVYLGGAVATEEH; via the coding sequence ATGCCTGAATTATTTACATTCATAGGTTCTATATTTGGTGTTTCTCATCATGCTGACCCTGAGACTTATAAATTAGTAGTTTATACAGCTCACATGTTACTTTCTGCTGTAATTGCAATTGTTTTAGCAAAAGTAGCAATGTCAAATCTACAATTGGTACCAAAAGGTACTCAAAACGTTATGGAAGCGTACATCGGTGGTGTATTAAAAATGGGAACTGATGTTATGGGTAAGGAAAATGCTTCTCGTTACCTTCCTTTAGTAGCAACTATCGGTTTATTCGTTGGTATCGCTAACCTTATTGGTGTTATTCCAGGATTTGAAGCTCCGACAGCATTTTTAGAGATGCCTTTAACATTAGCGCTTGTTGTATTTGTATATTATAACTTTGAAGGTATCCGTCGTCAAGGTGTTATTAAATACTTCAAACACTTTTTAGGTCCTGTTTGGTGGTTATATTGGTTAATGTTCCCAATTGAGATCGTATCACACTTTTCTCGTTTAGTTTCACTTTCTTTCCGTCTTTTCGGTAACGTAAAAGGGGATGATATGTTCTTAATGGTAATCTTAATGCTTGCTCCTTGGTTACTTCCAATGATCCCATATGCATTATTAACTTTTATGGCATTCCTACAAGCATTCATCTTTATGATGCTTACATATGTATACCTTGGTGGTGCAGTAGCTACTGAGGAACACTAA
- a CDS encoding 5-formyltetrahydrofolate cyclo-ligase, producing the protein MSERLYMTLTKETFRKNSIEKIQNLHTYNKVYRDALLEQKLLRLLKKYKHRNILVYHPLPFEADIRKSITKMRRKLNVYVPFMEGESFKMVPFRLPLKKKKFGIFEAGDTIRNIKKIDIAIVPSIGVDGDLKRIGFGKGMYDRFFAKLKKKPYTIFVQPVLCYTRESICDSYDVEADVLITPTAEIFKGHIAIKKGN; encoded by the coding sequence ATGTCTGAAAGACTTTATATGACTCTTACAAAAGAAACTTTTAGAAAAAATTCTATTGAAAAAATTCAAAACCTCCATACCTATAATAAAGTGTATAGAGATGCATTGCTAGAACAAAAGCTGCTGAGATTACTAAAGAAATACAAACATAGAAATATCTTGGTTTATCATCCGTTACCATTTGAAGCAGATATAAGAAAAAGTATTACAAAAATGAGACGAAAATTGAATGTTTACGTGCCATTTATGGAAGGCGAAAGTTTTAAGATGGTACCATTTAGATTGCCGCTTAAGAAAAAAAAATTTGGAATTTTTGAAGCTGGCGATACAATAAGAAATATAAAAAAAATAGATATTGCAATTGTTCCAAGTATCGGTGTTGATGGAGATTTAAAAAGAATAGGCTTTGGCAAAGGGATGTATGATCGCTTCTTTGCGAAATTAAAGAAAAAACCATATACTATTTTTGTGCAGCCAGTGCTGTGTTATACAAGAGAGAGTATCTGTGATAGTTATGATGTTGAAGCAGATGTTTTGATCACCCCGACAGCGGAGATATTTAAAGGGCACATTGCAATAAAAAAAGGGAATTAA
- the fliL gene encoding flagellar basal body-associated protein FliL → MAEEVKEEESQGKKSSNMLMIIIIIVLVLIIILGAIAFLFIGSDDEEAISSTPAKQEKVKQTTKRTSGYNMEEDSRSLNEIGILYPLDTFTVNLKSDSGRRFLKTTISLELEGEELSLELDAKSAVLRDRIIRILSSKTLEEVSSKKGKNKLSMQIMDTLNSMISDGRIKGIYFTEFVIQ, encoded by the coding sequence GTGGCTGAAGAAGTAAAAGAGGAAGAATCTCAAGGGAAAAAATCGAGTAATATGTTGATGATTATTATCATCATCGTTTTAGTACTAATTATCATACTCGGTGCAATTGCATTTTTATTTATAGGTAGCGATGATGAAGAGGCTATCTCATCAACTCCTGCAAAACAAGAAAAAGTCAAACAAACTACTAAGAGAACTAGTGGTTACAATATGGAAGAAGATTCTAGATCTTTGAATGAAATAGGGATATTATACCCTCTTGATACATTTACGGTTAATCTAAAAAGTGATTCAGGAAGAAGATTTTTAAAGACAACAATATCTTTAGAACTTGAAGGTGAAGAGTTAAGTTTAGAACTTGATGCAAAATCAGCAGTTCTTCGCGATAGAATCATTAGAATTCTATCTTCAAAAACGCTTGAAGAAGTATCATCAAAAAAAGGGAAGAACAAACTTTCTATGCAAATTATGGATACACTAAACTCAATGATCTCAGACGGTAGAATTAAGGGGATCTATTTTACTGAGTTTGTTATTCAGTAA
- the acpS gene encoding holo-ACP synthase, whose protein sequence is MIGIDLINTSRMQQMIEKFGDKALSRFLSDDEKALVKNYKTAAGFWATKEAVSKALGTGIGAECSFFDIKIYKDEKGAPKLSLSKKLVEQFKIVDAALSITHDGEYAIAAVSIKVSTTTDKIKQF, encoded by the coding sequence ATGATAGGGATAGATTTAATTAATACTTCACGTATGCAGCAGATGATCGAGAAATTTGGAGATAAAGCACTTTCACGATTTTTATCTGATGATGAAAAAGCACTGGTTAAAAACTATAAGACTGCAGCTGGTTTTTGGGCTACAAAAGAAGCAGTTTCAAAAGCTTTAGGAACGGGGATAGGAGCAGAGTGCTCCTTTTTTGATATAAAAATTTATAAAGATGAAAAAGGTGCTCCTAAACTCTCTTTATCAAAGAAGCTTGTAGAACAATTTAAAATAGTTGATGCAGCACTCTCTATTACACATGACGGAGAGTATGCAATAGCAGCCGTTTCAATAAAAGTTTCAACCACCACCGACAAAATCAAGCAGTTCTAA
- the rny gene encoding ribonuclease Y: protein MLNEILLGGGTAIVSGVIGFFISKKLTSANFEVYTEQARAKANAIENEAQTLLERARLRAREVELDAQKAFDSAKDRARADFAQREEQVRKMETDFKHYKKIEEQKLQNETRHIKAQKVNLERNEKSLASLKKRYEEKIDDALHAIEHSAGMTQEEAQKVLLDNIEAKARGEISHIVRKYENKAKEEAQRKANYILAQATSRFAGEFASERLTNLVHLDNDELKGRIIGKEGRNIKALETLLGVDIIIDDTPNAILVSSFNLYRRAIATKTLQLLIEDGRIQPARIEEIFEKVSNEFEERILNEGEEVVAELDVGVMHPDLMKLIGRLRYRASYGQNALAHTLEVANLAGVMAAEMGGDPRLAKRAGLLHDIGKALTHDHDGNHVDLGAEVCRRYNEDAVVINAIYAHHDQEEIKSIECGAVCAADALSAARPGARREVLESFLKRVTEIEDIASAHTGVKQAYAINAGREVRVIVNATLVNDDESILIAREIASEIESRVQYPGEIKVNVIRESRAVEYAK, encoded by the coding sequence ATGTTAAATGAGATACTACTAGGCGGTGGAACAGCCATCGTAAGTGGAGTTATCGGATTTTTCATCTCTAAAAAACTTACTAGTGCAAACTTTGAAGTATATACGGAGCAGGCTCGAGCGAAAGCAAATGCTATTGAGAATGAAGCGCAGACTTTATTGGAGCGTGCAAGACTCCGAGCTCGTGAAGTTGAATTAGATGCGCAAAAAGCATTTGATAGTGCAAAAGACAGAGCTCGTGCAGACTTTGCTCAAAGGGAAGAGCAAGTGCGTAAAATGGAGACTGATTTTAAGCACTATAAAAAAATTGAAGAACAAAAACTTCAAAATGAAACAAGACATATTAAAGCACAAAAAGTAAATTTAGAGAGAAATGAAAAATCTTTAGCTTCATTAAAAAAGAGATATGAAGAAAAAATAGATGATGCCCTCCATGCGATAGAACACTCTGCCGGGATGACGCAAGAGGAAGCACAAAAAGTACTACTAGATAATATAGAAGCAAAAGCAAGGGGTGAGATCTCCCATATAGTACGAAAGTATGAAAATAAAGCGAAAGAGGAAGCTCAAAGAAAAGCTAACTATATACTTGCTCAAGCTACAAGCCGTTTTGCAGGAGAGTTTGCTTCAGAGAGACTCACAAACTTAGTTCATTTAGACAATGATGAGCTAAAAGGGCGCATTATCGGTAAAGAGGGGCGAAACATTAAAGCGCTTGAGACTTTACTTGGTGTTGATATTATTATAGACGATACACCAAATGCGATCTTGGTAAGTAGTTTTAACCTTTATAGACGTGCAATAGCTACAAAAACTTTACAGCTGTTGATCGAAGACGGAAGAATTCAGCCTGCACGTATAGAAGAGATTTTTGAGAAAGTTTCAAATGAGTTTGAAGAGAGAATCTTAAATGAGGGTGAAGAGGTTGTAGCTGAACTGGATGTGGGTGTAATGCATCCGGATCTTATGAAACTTATCGGACGCTTGCGATACAGAGCTTCGTATGGACAAAATGCACTTGCCCATACACTGGAGGTTGCAAACTTAGCAGGTGTGATGGCTGCAGAGATGGGCGGTGATCCGCGTCTAGCAAAGCGTGCAGGTTTACTCCATGATATTGGAAAAGCTTTAACTCATGATCATGATGGGAACCATGTTGATCTCGGTGCAGAAGTGTGTAGAAGATACAATGAAGATGCAGTAGTTATTAATGCTATATATGCACACCATGATCAAGAGGAGATCAAATCGATCGAGTGTGGTGCCGTTTGTGCAGCTGATGCACTCTCAGCAGCGCGCCCTGGTGCGAGACGTGAAGTTTTAGAAAGTTTCTTAAAACGTGTAACAGAGATTGAAGATATCGCTTCAGCACATACCGGTGTAAAACAAGCATATGCAATTAATGCAGGTCGTGAAGTGAGAGTAATAGTAAATGCGACGCTTGTAAATGATGACGAGTCTATCTTAATTGCTAGAGAGATAGCATCTGAAATTGAAAGCAGGGTGCAGTATCCGGGTGAAATTAAAGTGAATGTTATTCGTGAGAGCAGGGCTGTAGAGTATGCAAAATAG
- a CDS encoding PAS domain-containing protein produces the protein MKKQQDLQNSKEIKLSDIKPILSRTDLKGTIKYCNKYFQEISGYSENELIGAPHNIIRHPDMPKVIFKLMWERLKQQQDILAVVKNLSKSGDYYWVTTLFETKYHPFTKAPEGYLALRKAAPKKAVEAVIPLYQKLVEIENNEGVSASEDYLYNFLREQNKDYDTYMKDLVNYKGFIAKFFEGMSKMFT, from the coding sequence ATGAAAAAACAACAAGATCTTCAAAATTCAAAAGAGATCAAGCTTAGTGATATCAAACCTATCCTCAGTCGTACAGATCTTAAAGGTACAATAAAATACTGTAATAAATATTTCCAAGAGATAAGTGGATACAGTGAAAATGAATTAATAGGTGCTCCGCATAACATTATTCGTCACCCGGATATGCCTAAAGTGATATTCAAACTTATGTGGGAACGCTTAAAACAACAACAAGATATACTCGCTGTTGTTAAAAATCTTTCAAAAAGCGGAGACTATTATTGGGTTACTACTCTTTTTGAAACCAAATACCACCCTTTTACTAAAGCACCAGAAGGTTACTTAGCACTTAGAAAAGCAGCACCAAAAAAAGCAGTTGAAGCCGTCATACCTTTATATCAAAAACTTGTTGAGATTGAAAATAATGAGGGAGTTAGTGCTTCAGAAGATTATCTCTATAATTTTTTACGGGAACAAAATAAAGACTACGATACTTATATGAAAGACCTTGTTAACTATAAAGGCTTTATTGCTAAATTTTTTGAGGGGATGAGTAAAATGTTTACGTAA
- the thiS gene encoding sulfur carrier protein ThiS, which translates to MKLIINGNEKEFSNNKTLLEVLKELSLEDKVMAAAVNMEIVKQDAWDKCRLNDGDKLELLDFVGGG; encoded by the coding sequence ATGAAATTAATTATAAATGGAAATGAAAAAGAGTTTAGCAACAATAAAACACTTTTAGAGGTTTTAAAGGAGCTCTCTTTGGAAGATAAAGTTATGGCAGCTGCAGTAAATATGGAGATTGTTAAACAAGATGCATGGGATAAGTGCAGACTTAATGACGGTGATAAGTTAGAACTGCTTGATTTTGTCGGTGGTGGTTGA
- a CDS encoding c-type cytochrome produces MKIVLSAVLAMFLVACSDDKPVQESTQTSVKEETKVVEAPKAPEVKETTVKVEEPKKVEPKPVEPKPEPVKVEEPKVVTTTKTEVSKVVEETKVEVVAVTKKIDGGALFGKCVACHGQNGEKAALGKSQIIKGWSSAKVMEAFHGYKAGTYGGAMKGVMKSQIANFSEEELKALAEHISKL; encoded by the coding sequence ATGAAAATAGTTTTATCGGCAGTGTTGGCAATGTTCTTAGTAGCTTGTAGTGATGACAAGCCAGTGCAAGAGAGTACGCAAACAAGTGTAAAAGAGGAAACTAAAGTTGTAGAGGCACCAAAAGCTCCAGAGGTAAAAGAGACAACGGTTAAAGTTGAAGAGCCTAAAAAAGTGGAACCAAAGCCTGTAGAACCAAAACCGGAACCTGTAAAGGTTGAAGAGCCTAAAGTAGTTACAACAACAAAAACTGAAGTTTCAAAAGTGGTTGAAGAGACGAAAGTAGAAGTTGTAGCAGTTACTAAAAAGATAGACGGTGGGGCTTTATTTGGAAAATGTGTAGCATGTCACGGTCAAAACGGTGAAAAAGCGGCACTTGGAAAATCACAAATTATCAAAGGGTGGAGTAGCGCAAAAGTGATGGAAGCATTCCACGGTTATAAAGCAGGTACGTACGGTGGTGCTATGAAAGGTGTTATGAAATCACAAATAGCAAACTTCAGCGAAGAAGAACTAAAAGCATTGGCAGAGCATATCTCAAAACTCTAA
- the ftsY gene encoding signal recognition particle-docking protein FtsY → MFGFIKKSLNKTAEAIKSVAPKKKITFTKDEIEDILLEADVEYDLVEIIMEQTYQEKITREILRSKLLATLAYTEYKEPEYTAPFVELIVGVNGAGKTTTISKLAQRYKNEGKKVMLGAGDTFRAAAIEQLTLWAKRLDIPIISSKQGHDPSAVAYDTIDSAKSKGYDHVIIDTAGRLHTQTNLANELKKINRICDKAHSGAPHRTLLIIDGTQGNSAINQAKAFNEMVGIDGIIITKLDGTAKGGSIFSIAYALELPILYVGTGEQPDDLTPFDKYEFVDGLLDAIFIDEEA, encoded by the coding sequence ATGTTTGGCTTTATAAAAAAATCTCTTAATAAAACAGCGGAGGCTATAAAATCTGTTGCTCCGAAAAAGAAAATTACATTTACAAAAGATGAGATTGAAGATATCCTGCTTGAAGCGGATGTAGAGTACGATCTTGTAGAGATCATAATGGAGCAGACCTATCAGGAAAAAATAACTCGTGAGATACTCAGATCTAAACTTTTAGCTACACTTGCTTACACTGAGTACAAAGAGCCTGAATATACAGCTCCGTTTGTAGAACTTATAGTTGGTGTAAACGGTGCAGGAAAGACAACTACAATCTCTAAACTTGCTCAAAGATATAAGAATGAAGGTAAAAAAGTTATGCTGGGTGCAGGAGATACATTCCGTGCTGCTGCAATTGAGCAACTTACTTTATGGGCAAAAAGATTAGATATTCCGATAATCTCATCAAAACAAGGGCATGATCCTTCTGCTGTTGCATACGATACAATCGATTCAGCAAAATCTAAAGGGTATGATCATGTTATCATCGATACTGCGGGGAGATTGCATACCCAAACAAACCTTGCGAACGAACTAAAAAAGATCAATAGAATCTGTGATAAAGCACACAGTGGTGCTCCACATAGAACTCTCCTTATTATAGACGGTACACAAGGAAACTCTGCGATCAATCAGGCAAAAGCTTTTAATGAGATGGTCGGTATTGACGGTATTATCATCACTAAACTTGACGGAACTGCTAAAGGGGGAAGTATCTTCTCTATTGCTTATGCACTTGAACTTCCTATTTTATATGTGGGAACTGGTGAACAACCGGATGACCTTACACCGTTTGACAAATATGAATTTGTCGACGGTTTACTTGATGCTATCTTCATTGATGAAGAGGCATAA
- a CDS encoding PAS domain S-box protein encodes MYEQYYIEKEKEIKLDEMKPILSRTDLKGNIRYCNTYFQEISGYSEKELLGSEHNIIRHPDMPKIIFKLMWERLKKEQNILAVVKNRSKDGRYYWVTTLFEIKHHPIHKTAEGYLAIRKAAPHNAVEVVTPLYKKLLEIETTQGIKESEQYLREFLEKEKKTYDQYMEEIVNHEGVVMKFLHGMKKMFIY; translated from the coding sequence ATGTATGAACAATATTACATAGAAAAAGAAAAAGAGATCAAGTTAGATGAGATGAAACCCATTCTCAGCCGTACAGATCTCAAAGGAAATATTAGGTATTGCAACACCTATTTTCAAGAGATTAGCGGATATAGTGAAAAAGAACTGCTTGGTTCTGAACATAACATTATTCGCCACCCAGATATGCCAAAAATCATCTTCAAACTTATGTGGGAAAGGCTAAAAAAAGAACAAAACATTTTAGCCGTAGTAAAAAACAGATCAAAAGACGGCAGATATTACTGGGTAACTACACTTTTTGAAATAAAACACCATCCTATTCATAAAACTGCAGAAGGATATCTTGCAATTAGAAAAGCAGCACCGCATAACGCTGTAGAGGTGGTCACTCCACTCTATAAAAAACTCCTTGAAATTGAAACTACTCAAGGGATAAAAGAGTCTGAACAATATCTTCGTGAATTTTTAGAAAAAGAGAAAAAAACATACGATCAATATATGGAAGAGATTGTCAATCATGAAGGTGTAGTGATGAAGTTTTTACACGGTATGAAAAAAATGTTTATTTATTAA
- a CDS encoding carbonic anhydrase encodes MNLEQYAQGNKLFRTYFKKNKESLLELVKGQKPKALFIGCSDSRVIPDLMLQTNPGDLFVLRNVGNFVPPFKEDEDFHATASGIEYAVSALKVQEIIICGHTHCGACKHLYEPVPDDTSLIHTKKWLELGESAKKAAILSLGVNAPREELLRLTEKLSVINQIENILTYPAVKQRFEDGDLHIHGWCYDIETGKIEYYNADTYEFLPLNELS; translated from the coding sequence ATGAATCTTGAACAATATGCCCAAGGTAACAAGCTATTTCGTACTTATTTTAAAAAAAATAAAGAGTCATTATTAGAACTTGTTAAGGGGCAAAAACCAAAAGCACTTTTTATAGGCTGTTCCGATTCTAGAGTTATTCCCGATCTTATGTTGCAAACAAATCCAGGAGATCTTTTTGTACTTAGAAACGTAGGAAACTTTGTCCCTCCATTTAAAGAAGATGAAGATTTTCATGCAACGGCTTCTGGGATTGAATATGCAGTAAGTGCTTTAAAAGTACAAGAGATTATTATTTGCGGGCATACACATTGTGGTGCTTGTAAACATCTGTACGAACCGGTTCCTGATGACACTTCACTTATCCATACTAAAAAATGGTTAGAGCTTGGCGAAAGTGCAAAAAAAGCAGCTATTCTAAGTTTGGGTGTAAATGCACCACGTGAAGAGTTGCTAAGACTTACAGAGAAATTATCTGTAATCAATCAGATAGAAAATATTCTCACATACCCTGCCGTCAAACAAAGATTTGAAGATGGGGATTTACATATACATGGATGGTGTTACGATATCGAAACAGGTAAAATTGAGTACTATAATGCAGATACTTACGAATTTTTACCGCTTAATGAACTCTCTTAA
- the radA gene encoding DNA repair protein RadA, whose amino-acid sequence MAKAKTLFECQHCGMTTPKWMGKCTNCGAWDSFIELNPQQQEVIKQTKSSSAKSAKAISINNVIEDEITRFSSLDVELDNVLGGGIVPGSLTLIGGSPGVGKSTLLLKVGSNIASTGKNVLYVSGEESASQIKIRANRLKSNHDTLYLLSEIRLEQILVELQERKYDFLIIDSIQTIYSENISSAPGSVTQVRQITFELMRIAKEQDIATFIIGHITKEGSIAGPRVLEHMVDTVLYFEGDSSQELRILRGFKNRFGATSEIGVFEMRGDGLISATDIASRFFNRNSTQAGSALTVIMEGSRPIILEVQALVSESHTPNSKRQATGFDNNRLNMLLALLERKLEMPLSGYDVFINITGGIKITETAADLAILAAIISSFRDRAISKETIFIGEVSLVGDVREVYGLDNRLKEAKMQNITKALIPKKPLEKTALKTYIVDEVTKLLQWY is encoded by the coding sequence ATGGCAAAAGCAAAAACATTATTTGAGTGTCAACATTGTGGTATGACTACACCAAAATGGATGGGAAAATGTACTAACTGTGGAGCTTGGGATAGTTTTATAGAACTCAATCCGCAGCAACAAGAGGTGATCAAACAAACAAAGTCCTCATCTGCAAAAAGTGCAAAAGCTATTAGTATCAACAACGTCATTGAAGATGAGATCACACGTTTCTCTTCACTTGATGTTGAGCTTGATAATGTTTTAGGTGGAGGAATCGTACCTGGCAGTCTTACACTTATTGGTGGAAGCCCAGGTGTCGGTAAATCTACGCTACTCCTCAAAGTTGGCTCTAATATTGCATCAACAGGTAAAAATGTTCTTTATGTTTCAGGGGAAGAATCGGCATCTCAGATTAAGATTAGAGCTAACAGGCTTAAATCAAACCACGATACGTTATATCTTTTAAGTGAGATAAGACTTGAACAGATCTTAGTGGAACTTCAAGAGAGAAAATACGACTTTCTCATTATTGACTCGATCCAGACTATCTATTCCGAAAATATCTCATCGGCTCCGGGAAGTGTTACACAAGTAAGACAGATCACATTTGAACTTATGCGTATTGCAAAAGAGCAAGATATAGCTACTTTTATCATTGGTCATATCACAAAAGAGGGTTCGATCGCAGGTCCAAGGGTACTTGAGCATATGGTTGATACTGTTTTATATTTTGAGGGTGATTCTTCTCAAGAGCTGAGAATACTCAGAGGATTTAAAAACCGTTTTGGTGCAACAAGTGAGATTGGTGTCTTTGAGATGCGAGGGGATGGACTTATCAGTGCTACCGATATTGCATCGAGATTTTTTAACAGAAACTCTACTCAAGCCGGTTCTGCACTCACTGTAATTATGGAAGGAAGCCGCCCTATTATACTTGAAGTTCAGGCTTTAGTCTCAGAATCTCATACCCCTAATTCTAAGCGTCAGGCAACCGGTTTTGACAATAACAGGCTCAATATGCTCTTAGCCCTTCTGGAGCGTAAACTAGAGATGCCTCTTTCTGGTTATGATGTTTTTATCAATATTACGGGAGGAATTAAAATTACTGAGACTGCAGCGGACTTGGCAATACTTGCAGCAATCATTAGTAGTTTTCGCGATCGTGCTATCTCTAAAGAAACTATTTTTATAGGTGAAGTTTCACTAGTCGGTGATGTTAGGGAGGTATATGGTCTGGATAACAGACTAAAAGAGGCAAAAATGCAAAACATCACAAAAGCACTGATTCCTAAAAAACCTCTGGAAAAAACTGCATTGAAAACATATATAGTGGATGAAGTAACAAAATTGTTACAATGGTACTGA
- a CDS encoding TlpA family protein disulfide reductase: MLKKSIYSLSLIVGLLFTACSSQDENDANALLSTNEFVLKEISGQEFVIKKANEGFVLNSQKEKIIILDIFATWCPPCQAEASHLSKLQEKYKDNLNIIGISVEDDINATKLLDFRKQYDATYALSTSSDNRRIINAVATSLNIGRNFGIPLMAMYKDGKLINYYQGATEEEFIESDILRALGK; encoded by the coding sequence ATGTTAAAAAAATCAATTTATTCATTATCTCTAATTGTCGGACTATTATTTACTGCTTGTAGTTCACAAGATGAAAACGATGCCAATGCACTTTTATCAACAAATGAATTTGTATTAAAAGAGATATCTGGTCAAGAATTTGTTATCAAAAAAGCTAACGAAGGTTTTGTTTTAAATTCTCAAAAAGAGAAAATCATCATCCTGGATATCTTCGCAACTTGGTGTCCACCTTGTCAAGCTGAAGCTTCTCACCTTTCAAAACTGCAAGAAAAGTACAAAGACAACCTAAACATTATCGGAATATCTGTTGAAGATGATATCAACGCTACAAAACTACTAGATTTTAGAAAACAATATGATGCGACATATGCACTTTCAACTTCAAGTGACAACCGCCGCATTATCAATGCAGTTGCGACAAGTCTCAATATTGGAAGAAACTTCGGTATCCCTCTTATGGCGATGTATAAAGATGGCAAACTAATTAACTACTATCAAGGGGCTACTGAAGAGGAGTTTATTGAAAGTGATATTCTTAGAGCGTTAGGAAAATAG
- a CDS encoding Tll0287-like domain-containing protein, with translation MKLISSLTLITLSTFTLFASDSATLKDVTQKGESSTKLLLQTLGKNMKMHMKHGGAIEALDFCTQEAQNLTGDVNKKLPEGVSVRRITLKTRNPMNMPTDDEAKVLEELQKEQKSDKSLPKHIIKQVGKGTYKFYKPLVITNPVCLKCHGDIQDNKLKTEISNRYPEDKAIHYKMGDLRGAIVTTVKK, from the coding sequence ATGAAATTAATTAGTTCACTTACATTAATAACTCTAAGTACTTTTACACTATTTGCAAGCGATTCAGCTACCCTGAAAGATGTTACTCAAAAAGGGGAATCCAGCACAAAACTACTTTTACAAACACTTGGAAAGAATATGAAAATGCATATGAAACACGGTGGAGCAATCGAAGCACTTGATTTCTGTACACAAGAGGCTCAAAATTTAACTGGGGATGTAAATAAAAAACTTCCAGAAGGTGTAAGCGTAAGACGTATTACCCTTAAAACAAGAAACCCTATGAATATGCCTACTGATGATGAGGCAAAAGTTTTAGAAGAACTTCAAAAAGAACAAAAAAGCGATAAAAGTCTTCCAAAACATATTATTAAACAAGTGGGAAAAGGTACATATAAATTTTATAAACCATTAGTAATTACAAACCCTGTGTGTTTAAAATGTCACGGTGATATACAAGATAATAAACTAAAAACAGAGATCTCAAACAGATATCCTGAAGATAAGGCTATCCATTATAAGATGGGGGATTTAAGAGGAGCTATTGTTACTACGGTAAAAAAATAG